From Mya arenaria isolate MELC-2E11 chromosome 1, ASM2691426v1, a single genomic window includes:
- the LOC128234879 gene encoding zinc finger CCCH domain-containing protein 10-like isoform X1, with protein MTFHTMSESSEKMSDHSESGSDNGHTNDICRDFLRNVCRRGKRCKYRHPGEPETAEFKKISEYTFCHDFQNNGCRRSNCKFLHCTREEEDHARLTGELPSRVQPAAALGIGVNHAEMVAKGGVPICKDNLKGDCHRGNQCKYRHISSSEYEFLQRKSEGRNNELFSKEPRFDRFEFEQEVSIKRRRLDPEFANDGFRSFENRYPPLSPNSKPLSYQLLEDENSMLRKKVDELKKQVADLTATNEVLLEQNARYRVSKTNILQTLNSAGVHAAIQASSLNHLNTSLAQQIALSNDLTTITQQHQQQALQQRMVREAALAAVPGGQCSIAAQQTLNTATLSMNPPTIVPVSLPQTMSGLQPSNNQSLAQTIELNGSLVSYPIVSQGMRMSASSLAH; from the coding sequence ATGACTTTTCACACAATGTCGGAAAGCAGTGAGAAAATGTCGGACCATAGTGAAAGTGGAAGTGACAATGGGCATACTAATGACATTTGCCGCGATTTTCTGCGTAATGTCTGCAGGCGTGGGAAGCGGTGTAAATATCGTCACCCCGGTGAACCAGAAACAGCTGAATTTAAAAAGATCTCCGAATACACATTCTGTCACGACTTTCAGAATAATGGATGCCGGCGGAGTAATTGTAAATTCCTGCACTGTACTCGAGAGGAGGAAGATCACGCTCGATTAACTGGTGAGTTGCCGTCTCGCGTTCAGCCAGCTGCGGCACTCGGCATCGGTGTGAATCATGCTGAAATGGTTGCAAAGGGTGGTGTTCCTATATGTAAGGATAATTTGAAAGGTGACTGTCATAGGGGAAACCAGTGTAAATATCGTCACATATCAAGCTCGGAGTATGAATTCTTACAGAGAAAGTCTGAGGGACGTAATAATGAACTGTTCAGTAAGGAGCCTCGTTTTGATCGGTTCGAGTTTGAGCAAGAAGTTAGTATCAAGCGTAGAAGACTTGATCCAGAATTCGCTAATGACGGATTTAGATCGTTCGAAAATCGCTACCCTCCTTTATCACCAAATTCTAAACCGCTCAGTTATCAGTTATTAGAAGATGAGAATTCAATGTTGCGGAAAAAAGTCGACGAACTTAAAAAACAGGTTGCAGACTTAACAGCAACAAACGAAGTGCTCTTGGAACAAAACGCCCGATATCGAGtgagtaaaacaaacattttacagaCTCTTAACTCGGCAGGTGTGCATGCCGCAATTCAAGCTTCCTCACTTAACCATCTTAATACCAGTCTCGCTCAGCAAATTGCGCTAAGCAATGACTTAACGACAATAACGCAGCAACATCAGCAACAGGCACTACAGCAGCGAATGGTTCGCGAAGCTGCGTTAGCGGCAGTGCCTGGGGGACAATGCAGCATTGCAGCTCAACAGACTTTAAATACAGCAACGCTGTCAATGAATCCGCCCACAATCGTTCCTGTCTCACTACCGCAGACGATGTCGGGCCTCCAGCCATCAAATAATCAAAGTCTCGCTCAGACTATTGAACTTAATGGGTCTCTGGTTTCCTACCCGATTGTCTCCCAGGGGATGCGAATGAGTGCTAGCAGTCTTGCTCACTGA
- the LOC128234879 gene encoding zinc finger CCCH domain-containing protein 10-like isoform X2: MTFHTMSESSEKMSDHSESGSDNGHTNDICRDFLRNVCRRGKRCKYRHPGEPETAEFKKISEYTFCHDFQNNGCRRSNCKFLHCTREEEDHARLTGELPSRVQPAAALGIGVNHAEMVAKGGVPICKDNLKGDCHRGNQCKYRHISSSEYEFLQRKSEGRNNELFSKEPRFDRFEFEQEVSIKRRRLDPEFANDGFRSFENRYPPLSPNSKPLSYQLLEDENSMLRKKVDELKKQVADLTATNEVLLEQNARYRLLPW; encoded by the coding sequence ATGACTTTTCACACAATGTCGGAAAGCAGTGAGAAAATGTCGGACCATAGTGAAAGTGGAAGTGACAATGGGCATACTAATGACATTTGCCGCGATTTTCTGCGTAATGTCTGCAGGCGTGGGAAGCGGTGTAAATATCGTCACCCCGGTGAACCAGAAACAGCTGAATTTAAAAAGATCTCCGAATACACATTCTGTCACGACTTTCAGAATAATGGATGCCGGCGGAGTAATTGTAAATTCCTGCACTGTACTCGAGAGGAGGAAGATCACGCTCGATTAACTGGTGAGTTGCCGTCTCGCGTTCAGCCAGCTGCGGCACTCGGCATCGGTGTGAATCATGCTGAAATGGTTGCAAAGGGTGGTGTTCCTATATGTAAGGATAATTTGAAAGGTGACTGTCATAGGGGAAACCAGTGTAAATATCGTCACATATCAAGCTCGGAGTATGAATTCTTACAGAGAAAGTCTGAGGGACGTAATAATGAACTGTTCAGTAAGGAGCCTCGTTTTGATCGGTTCGAGTTTGAGCAAGAAGTTAGTATCAAGCGTAGAAGACTTGATCCAGAATTCGCTAATGACGGATTTAGATCGTTCGAAAATCGCTACCCTCCTTTATCACCAAATTCTAAACCGCTCAGTTATCAGTTATTAGAAGATGAGAATTCAATGTTGCGGAAAAAAGTCGACGAACTTAAAAAACAGGTTGCAGACTTAACAGCAACAAACGAAGTGCTCTTGGAACAAAACGCCCGATATCGA